One window of the Candidatus Korarchaeum sp. genome contains the following:
- a CDS encoding 3-oxoacyl-ACP reductase FabG, with protein MRFDGKVALVTGASRGIGRAIALALAREGANVIVNYSKDDAKAREVVDSAKSLGSRAMMVRADVSNPMQVEEMERVVREEFGRLDILVNSAGITLRRPLEEVTYEEWRRVMEVNLNGAFYVMRAFFKLMADSGGGSIINIASVAGYIPMVGSGAYSPSKAGLIMLTELAAAEWAEYGIRVNAVCPGPIETDMLREEFTEEQLEIRKRLIPLGRLGRTDDVVKLVLFLASEDSSYITGESFIVDGGMAVSYYLLMEKLFKVGKKILEQL; from the coding sequence ATGAGGTTCGACGGGAAGGTGGCTCTAGTAACTGGAGCCTCTAGGGGGATAGGTAGAGCGATAGCCCTGGCCCTAGCTAGGGAGGGGGCGAACGTAATCGTGAATTACTCTAAGGATGACGCTAAAGCTAGGGAAGTAGTGGATTCCGCAAAGTCCCTAGGGAGCAGGGCTATGATGGTGAGAGCGGATGTCTCGAATCCAATGCAAGTTGAAGAGATGGAGAGGGTAGTGAGGGAGGAGTTCGGTAGGCTCGATATATTAGTTAATTCAGCTGGGATCACCCTCAGGCGCCCCCTGGAGGAAGTGACATATGAGGAATGGAGGAGGGTCATGGAAGTCAATCTGAATGGGGCTTTTTACGTTATGAGGGCCTTCTTCAAGCTCATGGCAGATTCAGGTGGGGGGAGTATAATAAACATAGCTTCAGTAGCTGGTTACATACCTATGGTCGGTTCCGGGGCCTACAGCCCATCTAAAGCCGGCTTGATAATGCTAACTGAACTCGCTGCGGCTGAATGGGCTGAGTACGGGATAAGGGTCAATGCTGTGTGCCCAGGGCCTATCGAAACGGATATGCTGAGGGAGGAGTTCACTGAGGAACAGCTCGAGATAAGGAAGAGGCTGATCCCCCTAGGTAGGCTGGGGAGGACTGATGACGTCGTGAAGCTTGTGCTATTCCTGGCTTCGGAGGACTCGAGCTATATAACTGGAGAGTCCTTCATAGTGGATGGAGGGATGGCCGTGAGCTACTACCTCCTCATGGAGAAGCTCTTCAAGGTAGGGAAGAAGATCTTGGAGCAACTCTGA
- a CDS encoding ABC transporter ATP-binding protein has translation MLEVRDVTKRFGGLVALNNVSLRVSKGELLGLIGPNGSGKTTLFNVITGFYKPDSGRVIFKGVDITGMRPHEITRLGIGRTFQIPKPFGRMTVLENVMTAAFYGGNASGSEAREIAERWIEYVKLREKAHQEARTLNIVERKLMELARALSTNPELLLLDEPVAGLNPSETMELTNLVRRLVDEFGITVVMVEHVMRAVMTISDRIFVLHRGMKLAEGTPEEISRDPKVIEAYLGEQVRL, from the coding sequence ATGCTCGAGGTTAGGGATGTAACGAAGAGATTCGGTGGATTGGTCGCTCTCAATAATGTCTCCCTAAGAGTCAGTAAGGGGGAGTTGCTCGGCTTGATCGGGCCCAACGGATCAGGGAAGACGACGCTCTTCAACGTGATAACAGGTTTCTACAAGCCGGATAGCGGCAGAGTGATCTTCAAGGGGGTAGATATAACTGGGATGAGACCCCATGAGATCACTAGGCTGGGCATAGGGAGGACCTTCCAGATCCCGAAACCTTTTGGGAGGATGACGGTACTTGAGAATGTGATGACCGCGGCTTTTTACGGTGGGAACGCTTCAGGCTCGGAAGCTAGGGAGATAGCGGAGAGGTGGATAGAATACGTAAAATTGAGGGAGAAGGCCCATCAGGAGGCCAGAACTCTCAATATAGTTGAGAGGAAGCTAATGGAGCTTGCAAGGGCTCTCTCAACGAATCCAGAGCTTCTACTTCTGGATGAACCCGTGGCGGGCCTCAATCCCTCGGAGACAATGGAGTTGACGAATTTAGTCAGGAGGCTCGTCGATGAATTCGGGATAACAGTCGTCATGGTAGAGCATGTCATGAGAGCTGTGATGACGATCTCTGACAGGATCTTCGTCCTCCACAGGGGGATGAAGCTCGCCGAGGGGACTCCTGAGGAGATATCTAGGGATCCGAAAGTCATAGAGGCTTACTTAGGGGAGCAGGTGAGATTATGA
- a CDS encoding radical SAM protein, producing MPRFVELLELKRELRDQLERKLTQRERNEALADSHSRREPRMCGLTVHPGRGCSLGCKYCYLEDMGIRGPPESYKLSGLQLVYAILSNPFFLPSEQGTMLAFGSITEPFLPGIRERTFEYLRAVSELLGNPTQISTKFYIGKEESRILGEIDPKLSVLVTIPCLSKAEVIEPYAPRPELRFQTIRNLRDESIHTSLFLRPIIPGVADLDGPKIIENAKSAGANGVVLGTLRVTPSILERLREAGIHELEELLTSKNIKRGRQVPIDTSSIKSSLRRVALRAGLRVFPAACSANMDSHSLGCHACSFGPCFGELPAVDPEDIREGLMSLGIAADVEVEGERLILRVRGGVRRERVAKYLVRAFARRMVSTMRT from the coding sequence ATGCCTAGGTTCGTCGAGCTCCTCGAACTCAAGAGGGAGCTGAGGGATCAGCTGGAAAGGAAGCTCACTCAAAGGGAGAGGAATGAGGCTTTAGCGGATTCTCATTCGAGGCGAGAGCCCAGGATGTGCGGGCTCACAGTGCATCCCGGGAGGGGCTGCAGTTTAGGTTGCAAATACTGTTACTTGGAGGATATGGGGATAAGGGGGCCTCCCGAGAGCTACAAGCTCAGCGGTTTGCAGTTAGTTTACGCGATACTATCGAACCCATTCTTCCTCCCCTCGGAGCAGGGGACTATGCTCGCCTTCGGCTCCATAACGGAGCCCTTCTTACCCGGTATAAGGGAGAGGACCTTCGAGTACTTGAGGGCCGTGAGCGAGCTCCTGGGGAACCCTACACAGATATCGACGAAATTCTACATAGGAAAGGAGGAATCCAGGATTCTAGGTGAGATAGATCCTAAATTGAGCGTCCTAGTCACGATACCTTGCTTGAGTAAAGCTGAGGTGATTGAGCCATATGCCCCGAGGCCGGAGCTCAGGTTCCAAACGATAAGGAACTTGAGGGATGAGTCCATACACACCTCCCTCTTCCTCAGGCCCATAATCCCGGGAGTAGCTGATTTGGATGGACCTAAGATAATAGAGAACGCTAAATCGGCTGGCGCCAACGGGGTGGTCTTGGGGACCCTCAGGGTGACCCCCAGCATCTTAGAGAGGCTTAGAGAAGCTGGAATTCATGAGCTGGAGGAGCTACTGACTTCAAAAAACATTAAGAGGGGGAGGCAGGTCCCAATAGATACTTCCTCAATTAAATCCTCCTTGAGGAGGGTAGCTCTGAGAGCTGGGTTGAGGGTCTTCCCCGCGGCATGCTCAGCCAATATGGATTCTCATTCCTTAGGTTGTCACGCTTGTTCCTTCGGCCCCTGCTTCGGCGAGCTCCCAGCGGTAGATCCTGAGGACATAAGGGAGGGGCTCATGAGCCTGGGCATAGCTGCGGATGTCGAAGTGGAGGGGGAGCGCCTGATCCTCCGAGTCAGGGGAGGGGTGAGGAGGGAGAGAGTCGCTAAGTACTTAGTGAGGGCTTTCGCCAGGAGGATGGTATCTACGATGAGGACTTGA
- a CDS encoding TerC/Alx family metal homeostasis membrane protein, whose product MEVSDPFFWILFHGVIITFLLIDLRHYRHVEMSFRDSLKWVLIWVSIGLSFSFLIFHNYGVDEFIKYITAYVTEYLLSMDNVFVFLAIFTYFAVPYNARPLVLFLGIIFAALFRATFIIIGVALLKTYHWMVYVFGAALIYSGYKMAKGGAESVDPGKNRVVQFAKKFLPLTHEYEGQKFIVKRSSSRLFTPLILVLIAIETTDIMFAFDSVPAVLAITREFFTAYTSNIMAILGLRSLYFLLEHGVRKLKNLGRGLAVYLVYLGIAFLLTAFEIEIPSWVSLAIIGTILLWAYLTSKGEAE is encoded by the coding sequence ATGGAGGTAAGCGATCCGTTCTTCTGGATCCTGTTCCACGGGGTGATAATAACATTCCTGCTGATAGACCTGAGGCACTACCGCCACGTTGAGATGAGCTTCAGGGACAGCTTGAAGTGGGTCCTGATATGGGTATCGATAGGCCTGAGCTTCTCCTTCCTAATATTTCACAATTATGGGGTCGATGAGTTCATAAAATATATAACAGCTTACGTGACGGAGTACCTGCTCTCGATGGATAACGTATTCGTCTTCCTAGCAATCTTCACATACTTCGCGGTGCCTTACAACGCTAGGCCCCTCGTCCTGTTCCTCGGGATAATTTTCGCAGCTCTATTCAGGGCCACCTTCATAATAATCGGGGTCGCCCTGCTCAAGACTTACCACTGGATGGTTTACGTGTTCGGAGCCGCCCTCATATACTCCGGCTATAAGATGGCGAAAGGAGGGGCTGAGAGCGTTGATCCCGGGAAGAATAGAGTCGTGCAATTCGCTAAAAAGTTCCTGCCTCTGACTCATGAATACGAGGGGCAGAAGTTCATCGTGAAGAGGTCCTCCTCCAGGCTCTTCACTCCCCTCATATTGGTGCTGATAGCGATAGAGACTACCGATATAATGTTCGCTTTCGATTCGGTACCAGCAGTCCTAGCCATAACTAGGGAATTCTTCACGGCTTACACATCCAATATAATGGCTATCCTCGGCTTGAGGTCCCTCTACTTCCTACTGGAGCATGGGGTCAGGAAGCTAAAGAACCTGGGGAGGGGGTTGGCGGTCTACTTAGTGTATTTGGGGATAGCGTTCCTACTGACTGCTTTCGAGATAGAAATACCTTCATGGGTCTCCCTAGCTATTATAGGCACTATACTCCTCTGGGCATATCTGACCTCTAAGGGGGAGGCTGAGTAA
- a CDS encoding AbrB/MazE/SpoVT family DNA-binding domain-containing protein, translated as MRMGKLYIRNLQLTGNATYTVSVPKEWVKMLGLDKGSKIYLEEMPDGSLRIYSNPAKETPTLSKEMELGKGDDVESFVRRIIAAYLAGFSIVTLKFDPELRDQAISVRRMLESSVLGFDVLRESKSEFTFYTVIDEDSMKLSDALAKLREDTHYMLEDTHSGMRNLDQNVLRGVIEQDQIVDKLYLLITKQITSMLMRPFKIKDYGLESAAEAPHIFLAARSMERISDHAVLLAKESLNMISEGREFPDWILGELRESINLFDSSTRLLFELDQWEADEVARRINEAIRSLKSRSVSDSWLQILANSIERVLGYSMNIIEAVIDISLIREAVKRSE; from the coding sequence ATGAGGATGGGCAAGCTCTACATAAGGAACCTCCAGCTCACCGGGAACGCTACGTACACGGTCTCGGTCCCCAAGGAATGGGTGAAGATGCTGGGGCTTGATAAGGGATCGAAGATATATCTAGAGGAGATGCCGGATGGCTCCCTGAGGATCTACAGCAACCCGGCTAAAGAAACGCCCACGCTATCTAAGGAGATGGAACTGGGGAAAGGAGATGATGTGGAGAGCTTCGTGAGGAGGATAATAGCTGCTTATTTAGCTGGCTTCTCTATAGTCACTCTGAAGTTCGATCCCGAGCTGAGAGATCAGGCCATAAGCGTGAGGAGGATGCTAGAATCATCAGTCCTCGGGTTCGATGTCCTCAGGGAGAGCAAATCTGAGTTCACGTTCTATACTGTGATAGATGAGGATAGCATGAAGTTGAGCGATGCTCTAGCTAAACTTAGGGAAGATACACACTATATGCTCGAGGACACGCATTCTGGGATGCGGAACTTGGATCAGAACGTATTGAGAGGGGTCATAGAGCAGGATCAGATCGTGGATAAGCTTTACTTACTCATAACGAAGCAGATCACCAGCATGCTCATGAGACCGTTCAAGATAAAGGATTATGGACTTGAGAGCGCTGCGGAAGCTCCTCACATATTCCTAGCCGCCAGATCCATGGAGAGGATATCTGATCACGCTGTCCTACTCGCTAAAGAATCCCTCAACATGATTTCAGAGGGGAGGGAGTTCCCCGATTGGATCTTGGGTGAGCTCAGGGAGTCGATAAATCTCTTCGACAGCTCCACGAGGCTCTTATTCGAACTGGATCAATGGGAGGCCGATGAAGTAGCTAGAAGGATAAATGAAGCTATCAGATCCTTGAAGAGCAGGAGCGTGAGCGATAGCTGGCTTCAGATACTGGCTAATAGCATAGAGAGGGTCCTGGGTTACAGTATGAACATCATTGAGGCCGTGATAGACATAAGCTTGATAAGGGAAGCGGTGAAGCGGAGCGAATGA
- a CDS encoding branched-chain amino acid ABC transporter permease — MRRYLMIAFLLLALIVPLFLDEFSLTVLVQMLMWAYLAMAWDVIGGYGGQFSLGHAAFLGLGAYTSTLLLENFGLIPWVGIWIAGIIAGAAGALVGFASLRLRGPFFALGTIAFAELTQLLLTYLKDITGGPLGIMINKVGFEYMVFDKQIYYYYLMLAFSIFGILFLKHFERSKFGVALIALREGEDAAEAVGIDVYRAKVLGATISAFLTGIGGTLYAQWIHYIRPDTLVRLDFSTQIAAIDVVGGAGSPYGGIIGALILVPVSLYLNALFGGMIAGLSVLLYGVVLLIVVVLMPGGIYGFLRRFLARRGDHARG; from the coding sequence ATGAGGAGATATCTGATGATAGCTTTTCTTCTCCTCGCTCTGATAGTCCCTCTCTTCTTGGATGAGTTCTCGCTCACTGTCTTAGTTCAGATGCTCATGTGGGCTTACCTCGCTATGGCCTGGGATGTTATAGGCGGCTATGGAGGTCAGTTCTCCCTGGGACATGCGGCTTTCCTGGGATTGGGGGCATATACTTCTACACTCCTCCTGGAGAACTTCGGTTTAATTCCCTGGGTAGGGATCTGGATCGCGGGAATAATCGCTGGAGCAGCTGGTGCTCTCGTGGGCTTCGCTTCCCTCAGGTTAAGGGGGCCCTTCTTCGCTCTGGGCACGATAGCATTCGCTGAGTTGACGCAGCTGCTTCTCACTTACCTGAAGGATATAACCGGGGGGCCTCTGGGCATCATGATCAATAAGGTGGGATTCGAGTACATGGTGTTCGATAAGCAGATCTACTATTACTACTTGATGCTAGCTTTCTCTATCTTCGGGATCCTATTCCTCAAGCACTTCGAGAGATCTAAATTTGGAGTAGCTCTAATAGCTCTGAGGGAGGGTGAGGATGCTGCTGAAGCAGTGGGGATCGATGTCTATAGAGCCAAGGTACTAGGAGCTACGATAAGCGCTTTCCTCACCGGGATAGGTGGGACTCTGTACGCCCAATGGATACATTACATAAGGCCCGATACTCTAGTCAGATTGGATTTCTCGACACAGATAGCGGCGATAGATGTCGTAGGAGGGGCTGGGAGCCCCTACGGTGGCATAATAGGTGCTTTAATACTAGTACCCGTCTCCCTTTACTTAAATGCCCTCTTCGGCGGTATGATAGCGGGTCTGAGCGTCCTCCTCTACGGTGTAGTCCTGCTGATAGTAGTAGTACTCATGCCAGGTGGCATATACGGGTTCCTGAGGAGGTTCCTGGCGAGGAGGGGGGATCATGCTCGAGGTTAG
- a CDS encoding ribosomal protein L13e, which yields MRPLSPLVLTSTKRFKRKRVGRGFSLGELERAGISIEEAKKLGIYIDRRRKSVHEWNVNTLLRLKSSS from the coding sequence ATGAGGCCGCTGAGCCCCTTAGTGCTCACCTCGACGAAGCGATTCAAGAGGAAGAGGGTTGGAAGGGGCTTCAGTTTAGGTGAGCTCGAGAGAGCTGGTATAAGCATCGAGGAAGCGAAGAAGCTGGGCATCTACATAGATAGGAGGAGGAAAAGCGTGCATGAATGGAACGTGAATACTCTCCTAAGGCTCAAGTCCTCATCGTAG
- a CDS encoding branched-chain amino acid ABC transporter permease, with translation MERLQSTHNIIAILGGVYALTALGLSLIWGVMRAVNWAHGDLLMLGMYTAYWMVLLLGMDPLIAAIVAFCLLGALGGIIHLIAIEPVIEKPGGHEATLLSTLGISVAIESIALILWSPSPRSYDNIYKGIYLEILRIRTSLAEAIAFSLSLIAIFLVDQFMKRSRLGKAIRAVSQNPIGARVVGINVSRIRLFTFSLGVALAGVAGVLVSTLLS, from the coding sequence GTGGAGCGCTTACAGTCAACTCATAATATCATAGCTATCCTAGGTGGAGTTTACGCTCTCACAGCTCTGGGCCTCTCCCTGATATGGGGAGTTATGAGGGCCGTTAACTGGGCCCATGGGGACTTGCTCATGCTTGGAATGTATACAGCATACTGGATGGTCCTACTGCTCGGGATGGACCCATTGATAGCTGCAATAGTTGCCTTCTGCCTCCTAGGCGCCCTGGGCGGGATTATACATCTGATAGCGATAGAGCCCGTGATAGAGAAACCTGGGGGGCACGAGGCGACCCTACTATCTACTCTGGGGATCTCTGTGGCGATAGAGAGCATAGCCCTCATACTCTGGTCTCCGAGCCCCAGATCTTATGATAATATCTACAAAGGGATTTATCTGGAGATCCTCAGGATAAGAACGAGCCTTGCTGAGGCCATCGCTTTCTCTCTATCATTAATAGCGATTTTCCTGGTAGATCAGTTTATGAAGAGATCTAGGTTGGGGAAAGCGATAAGAGCTGTGTCTCAAAATCCGATCGGAGCGAGAGTAGTCGGCATAAATGTATCTAGGATAAGGCTTTTCACCTTCTCACTCGGGGTGGCGCTCGCTGGAGTAGCTGGCGTGCTAGTATCAACATTGCTATCCTAA
- a CDS encoding S9 family peptidase, whose protein sequence is MRQIAVEDFCKIFLLGPPFLRGDGNFLAFRGGRALLDSDSYEYRIWGAPIGSEPVPLTRGPKDWNPSWEPGGERFIFIRKEEKNSLILWTPSEEYKVLQWENGIEEVEWVSGKVAAAIMREGKRDDVRTIRSIPFWENGEGWTYWFTRRLYGIDLMTGESWPISAEGLEVLDFKASPDGRRIAFLALKDKGKPLNVSLFISDLHGDAYELGDGSWYLSKVSWKGDSRLGVVGHDKRRGLATNRHLYETPIDSWDPVDQIKVDRSVGNSLNSDVRGGMNLRPIWHEGSWYAVIHDGKSAPLFRLRDGDLEVVGRSDISVEGFDIKNGRIVLTAMSFDRPSEIYVVDNEMRRLTGMNDGYLSRVKLKRAEEFVIKASDGVDVECLFLAPDGAPPYPTILYVHGGPATSFGNAFMHELHFLNQNGYALLLVNFRGSEGYGEDFRDIRERYGERDFLDLMEALDEAIRRGYADPNKLAVMGGSYGGFMTNWIIGHSDKFKAAVTMRGICNWISDYGTTDIGFYFNPDQIGGTPWDNFSKYWEKSPLAYVSNVRTPTLILHSDEDYRCWLDQALQLFTALKVLGVETELVIFPGENHDLSRSGKPKHRIERLRRILDWLDRHLKK, encoded by the coding sequence ATGAGGCAGATAGCTGTCGAGGATTTCTGCAAGATATTCCTCCTGGGTCCCCCATTCTTGAGGGGCGATGGTAACTTCTTAGCTTTCAGGGGAGGGAGGGCTCTCTTAGATAGCGATAGCTACGAGTACAGGATATGGGGAGCCCCTATCGGTAGCGAGCCAGTGCCACTGACGAGAGGCCCCAAGGACTGGAACCCTTCCTGGGAGCCTGGAGGGGAGAGGTTCATATTCATCAGGAAGGAGGAGAAGAACAGCTTAATCCTCTGGACCCCTTCGGAGGAGTATAAAGTGCTACAATGGGAGAACGGGATAGAGGAAGTTGAATGGGTCTCCGGGAAGGTGGCTGCAGCTATAATGAGGGAGGGTAAGAGGGATGATGTCAGAACTATAAGGAGCATACCTTTCTGGGAGAACGGGGAGGGATGGACTTACTGGTTCACCAGGAGGCTCTACGGGATAGATTTAATGACTGGGGAGTCCTGGCCAATCTCAGCTGAGGGATTGGAGGTTCTGGATTTCAAGGCATCCCCTGATGGGAGGAGAATAGCTTTCCTGGCCCTAAAGGACAAGGGGAAGCCCCTAAATGTCAGCCTCTTCATCTCAGATCTCCATGGCGATGCTTACGAGCTGGGCGACGGTAGTTGGTATTTGAGTAAGGTGAGTTGGAAGGGGGACTCGAGGCTCGGGGTAGTCGGGCACGATAAGAGGAGGGGGCTTGCCACTAACAGGCACTTATACGAGACTCCAATAGATTCATGGGATCCAGTAGATCAGATTAAGGTCGATAGGAGCGTAGGAAACTCTCTTAACAGCGATGTTAGAGGGGGAATGAACCTCAGGCCGATATGGCATGAGGGCTCCTGGTACGCTGTGATACATGATGGGAAATCTGCTCCTCTCTTCAGGCTGAGGGATGGGGATCTGGAGGTAGTTGGAAGATCCGATATATCGGTCGAGGGCTTCGATATTAAGAACGGGAGGATAGTCCTGACAGCTATGAGTTTCGATAGGCCATCTGAGATATACGTCGTGGATAATGAGATGAGGAGATTGACGGGGATGAACGATGGCTATCTCTCAAGGGTCAAATTGAAGAGGGCTGAGGAGTTCGTGATTAAGGCTTCTGATGGGGTGGATGTGGAGTGCCTCTTCCTAGCTCCCGATGGGGCTCCTCCCTATCCAACTATACTGTACGTTCACGGAGGGCCAGCGACTTCCTTCGGAAATGCATTCATGCACGAGCTCCACTTCCTGAATCAGAACGGGTACGCTCTCCTCTTAGTCAACTTCAGGGGCAGCGAGGGATACGGTGAGGACTTCAGGGATATAAGGGAGAGGTACGGGGAGAGGGATTTCCTGGATCTAATGGAAGCCCTAGATGAGGCAATAAGGAGGGGATACGCTGATCCGAATAAGTTAGCTGTGATGGGAGGGAGTTACGGGGGCTTCATGACGAATTGGATAATAGGACATAGCGATAAGTTCAAAGCAGCTGTGACGATGAGGGGTATCTGCAATTGGATAAGCGATTACGGGACGACTGATATAGGCTTCTACTTCAACCCCGATCAGATAGGCGGGACTCCCTGGGATAACTTCTCCAAGTACTGGGAGAAGAGCCCCCTCGCCTACGTCAGTAATGTGAGGACACCCACTCTAATACTGCACAGCGATGAGGACTACAGGTGCTGGTTGGACCAAGCCCTCCAGTTATTCACAGCCCTGAAAGTACTGGGTGTTGAGACAGAGCTCGTCATATTCCCGGGGGAGAATCACGATTTGAGCAGGAGCGGGAAGCCGAAGCATAGGATAGAGAGGCTGAGGAGGATCCTAGATTGGCTCGATCGGCATCTGAAAAAGTAA
- a CDS encoding ATPase, with the protein MPIYVIKRDGGREEFSPEKIVVSCLKAGAPLDVARKIARIIECDLLKSGINEVTTKDLMKSVLSYLRQENEEWYRNWIVFDRAVKKRKSEE; encoded by the coding sequence ATGCCGATATACGTAATCAAGAGGGACGGTGGGAGGGAGGAGTTCTCACCTGAGAAGATAGTTGTGAGCTGCCTGAAGGCCGGAGCTCCCCTGGATGTAGCTAGAAAGATAGCTAGGATCATTGAATGCGATTTACTGAAATCAGGAATCAATGAGGTGACTACTAAGGATCTAATGAAGAGCGTGCTCAGCTACTTGAGGCAGGAGAATGAGGAGTGGTACAGGAACTGGATAGTCTTCGATAGGGCTGTGAAGAAGAGGAAGAGCGAAGAATGA
- a CDS encoding nicotinamidase, whose product MRAAITDRSALLIVDVQRDFMPGGPLPVPDGDSVVKPLNDLIGRFESRGLPVILTRDWHPRDHISFKERGGPWPPHCVAGTEGAEFHKDLRIPRDSIIISKATERDKEAYSGFEGTDLDDVLRKRGVRRLFVGGVATEYCVRATVMDALSSGYEVLVVEEAIKGISPEDEERAKEEMVRKGAIIVKLDEIL is encoded by the coding sequence ATGAGGGCGGCGATAACTGATCGCTCAGCTCTCCTGATAGTCGATGTTCAGAGGGATTTCATGCCAGGAGGTCCCCTCCCGGTGCCAGATGGCGACTCCGTAGTTAAGCCCTTGAACGATCTGATCGGGAGGTTCGAGAGCAGGGGGCTCCCGGTAATCCTGACTAGGGACTGGCACCCGAGGGATCACATATCCTTCAAGGAGAGGGGAGGGCCCTGGCCCCCTCACTGCGTCGCCGGGACTGAGGGAGCTGAGTTCCACAAGGATCTGAGGATACCTAGGGACTCTATAATAATTTCTAAAGCAACGGAGAGGGATAAGGAGGCATACTCTGGGTTCGAGGGGACTGACCTCGATGATGTGCTTAGAAAGAGGGGCGTTAGGAGGCTCTTCGTCGGAGGGGTGGCGACCGAGTACTGCGTGAGGGCAACTGTCATGGATGCGTTGAGCTCAGGCTACGAAGTGCTAGTAGTGGAGGAGGCGATTAAGGGCATCTCCCCCGAGGATGAGGAGAGAGCTAAGGAGGAGATGGTCAGGAAGGGAGCGATAATCGTGAAGTTGGATGAGATCCTATAA
- the pstS gene encoding phosphate ABC transporter substrate-binding protein PstS, whose product MSRTVIAILLLALVLVAGAIVLLTLPKTTTKPETTVTATATTTVTTTVTTGPSETKPAKKVSLLGSGATFPYPQIAAWIDDFTKKHPDISINYNPTGSGTGQEQFFTKVVDFAASDPPISKAKWEEWKGKFVQMPFVIGAVVMTYNLPEVKGLLKLDAETIALIYKGEIQYWNDERIRKLNPEINLPNKRIIAVHRSDSSGTTDVFTNFLHKAAPNVWPKELVGKSIEWPVDKLGNGVGGKGNQGVAEVLRTTEGSIGYVELNYAVELNMPTALIKNREGYFVMANETTIMEAARGALARLPSSPDGDFSGDLDAILYAPGKLSYPIASFSHLLFYTSYPEDKVAAIKEFIKYVNTEGQEKVIRGYIPIPKEVRELNLKALDIIKP is encoded by the coding sequence ATGAGTCGTACTGTGATAGCGATATTATTGCTGGCCCTCGTCCTAGTGGCAGGAGCAATAGTCCTGCTCACGCTTCCTAAGACGACGACCAAGCCAGAGACGACAGTTACGGCAACAGCTACAACTACGGTCACGACGACAGTTACGACAGGGCCGAGTGAGACCAAGCCGGCCAAGAAGGTGAGTTTGCTTGGCTCGGGAGCTACCTTCCCCTACCCTCAAATAGCGGCCTGGATAGATGATTTCACGAAGAAGCACCCGGACATATCGATCAATTACAATCCGACTGGCAGCGGAACTGGACAGGAGCAGTTCTTCACGAAAGTAGTGGATTTCGCTGCATCAGATCCTCCCATATCTAAGGCGAAGTGGGAGGAGTGGAAGGGTAAGTTCGTCCAGATGCCATTCGTAATAGGCGCCGTCGTCATGACTTACAACCTCCCCGAAGTCAAGGGACTACTGAAGCTGGATGCTGAGACGATAGCCCTCATATACAAAGGTGAGATACAGTACTGGAACGATGAGAGGATCAGGAAGCTGAATCCAGAGATAAATCTCCCGAATAAGAGGATAATAGCTGTCCATAGGTCTGATTCTAGCGGGACAACTGATGTATTCACGAACTTCCTTCACAAGGCAGCTCCGAACGTTTGGCCTAAGGAACTAGTGGGCAAGTCAATAGAGTGGCCCGTGGATAAGCTCGGGAACGGAGTAGGTGGCAAGGGGAATCAGGGGGTTGCTGAAGTCCTCAGGACTACTGAGGGCTCTATAGGCTATGTGGAGCTCAATTACGCTGTTGAGCTCAACATGCCGACTGCCCTGATAAAGAACAGGGAAGGCTACTTCGTTATGGCTAATGAGACGACTATAATGGAAGCGGCCAGAGGAGCTCTGGCGAGATTGCCATCTAGCCCCGATGGTGACTTCAGTGGAGATCTGGACGCTATACTCTACGCCCCAGGGAAGCTCTCCTACCCGATAGCATCGTTCAGCCATCTGCTCTTCTACACAAGCTATCCTGAGGACAAAGTGGCAGCGATAAAGGAGTTCATAAAGTACGTGAATACTGAGGGGCAGGAGAAGGTCATAAGGGGCTACATTCCGATACCGAAGGAAGTGAGGGAGCTGAACCTCAAAGCCCTAGATATAATAAAACCATAA